DNA sequence from the Leptospirillum ferrooxidans C2-3 genome:
GCCAATAGCCATGGGAAATAACTCCAGGGCAAGGGGACAAGACCAACCTTCGCTCCCAGGGAAGAAAAGGGAATGGCCACTCCGAGGATCATGATCAGCGAAGTCATCACAAGAAGCGGAGCGGATGCCCTGCTTTGCAAAAACGGGATCTTCCGGGTACGGATGATATGGACGATCAGTGTCTGGGAGAGGAGTCCTTCAATGAACCATCCGGACTGGAACAATCCGGCGCTTGCCGGACTGTTCGCCTTGAACACGAACCACATGACAGCAAATGTCGCATAGTCAAAGATCGAGCTGATGGGTCCCATCACAACCATGAATCGCCCGATATCCCCGATTTCCCATTTGCGAGGCTTTTCGAGATACTCCTCATCGACGTGATCGAAGGGGATCGCCGTCTGGGAGAGGTCATAAAGAAGGTTCTGGGTTAAAAGCTGGACCGGCTGCATGGGAAGAAACGGAAGAAAAACGCTCGACCCGAGAATACTGAAAACATTTCCGAAGTTCGAGCTCGAACCCATCTTGATATATTTGATGATGTTTCCGAACACCTTCCTGCCCTCGATAATCCCCTCTTCCAGCACAAGAAGACTTTTTTCAAGGAGGATGATATCGGCGGACTCTTTCGCGATATCGACGGCATTGTCGACGGATATCCCGATATCCGAGGCCAAAAGGGCCGGAGCGTCGTTGATCCCGTCTCCCATAAATCCGACAACATGGCCCTTTCGCTGAAGGGATCGGATGATCCGCTCTTTTTGCGAAGGAGAAAGCTTCGCGAAAACCGTTGTTTTCTCCACCCGTGAGTCGAGATCTTCATCGGAGATCTCGGACAGCTCTCCCCCCAGCATCAGGGAGTCCACCTCAAGCCCCACCTCACGACAGATTTTTCTTGTCACAAGATCGTTGTCACCTGTCAGAACCTTGACCGAAACTCCTTTTTTCCCCAAAAGGCGAATAGCTTCCATCGCCGTTTCTTTCGGAGGATCCAGAAACGCCACATAGCCAAGGAGGGTGAGATCCGACTCGTCGGCCACAGAATAGGAGGGGCCACGCTGTGAGACTTCTTTTGCCGCAACGGCGATGACACGCATTCCGTCATTGTTGAGATCATTGGCAAGTGCCATGCAGCGATCCCTTGAGACCGACTCGATCGGGATGATCTCACCGTCAATTTCGGCAAATTGGCAGATATTGAAGATCTCCTCGAGAGCGCCCTTGCAGATCAGAACATGGCTCCTGTCCTTCCTCTCGAGGATGACGGACATTCGTTTTCTCGCGAAATCAAATGGGATCTCGTCGATCTTCTGATAATCCCGCTCGACGGCCAGGTCTCCCCAGATTTCATGATGTTTCAAGATCGCGACATCCAGAAGATTTTTCAGACCCGTCTGATAGAAGCTGTTTAGAAAGGCATATTTCAGAACATGGTTCTTTGGATTGCCGAGGGGGTCCACATACTTTTCAAGAACAACCTTGTCCTGTGTCAATGTTCCTGTCTTGTCGGTGCATAAAACATCGATGGCACCAAAGTTCTGAATGGCCGGAAGCCTCTTGACGATGACCTTTCTCTTGGCCATCGACAAGGCTCCTCTTGCAAGATTCACCGTGACAATCATCGGAAGCATCTCGGGCGTCAGCCCGACGGCAACCGCCACGGCAAACATGAACGCCTCAAGCCAGGCCCCCTTGGAAAACCCATTGATCAGAAAGACCATCGGTGTCATGACCACCATGAATTTCAGCATGAGCCATGTAAAACGGTGTATTCCGCGATCGAATGAAGACAGGGAGCGCCCTTCGGAGATGGTTTTTGCAACGGATCCGAGAAACGTCTCCCTTCCGGTTTTCAGAACAATCGCCTGGGCTGTTCCACTGATCACATTGGTTCCCATAAAACAGATGTTTTGAAGGTCCGGAAGGTTGACCGTTCTTGAAGCGTCAGGAGGCGGGGGGAACGGGAATTTCTCCACCGGAAGGGACTCTCCTGTCAGTGAGGACTGACTGACAAACAGATCCTTGGAATAGGTCAGCCGCACATCGGCGGGTACCATGTCTCCTGCCGAAAGGTGGATCAGGTCGCCGGGAACCACCTCCCGGATGGGAACCTCCTGACGGATGGAAATCATTTTATCTTCCGAAGACTCTTCCTCTTTTGCCGGCCCTGACCTGACGACCCTGATCACCGTGGCCTTGGTGCTCACCATCGCTTTCAGACGCATCGCTGCCTGACTTGAGCGGTATTCCTGAAAAAAAGTAAGGAAAACGCTGACCGTGACCATGATTCCCATAACAACGGAACCGCTTTTGTCATCCGTCAGATAGGAGATGATCGCCAGAGCTGTCAGCAGAAGGATGAAAGGGTTCAAGAATGCCTTCAGAAGCTGTTTTGGCCAATGAAGACCCTCCTGATCAATTTCATTGGTTCCGATCGCAGCAAGCCTGGCTCTGGCAATCTCCTCGGTCAGCCCCTGTGGACTTCCCTCAAGCACATTCAAAAGCTCTTCAAGATTCCATCGGCTGGCTTTTTGAAAAAAACCGTTGTGTCGGTAGGGCTCAGAAGAGTCCGGCCTTTGTGGCGGATTTTTAAAACCACCCTCTTTTTTTGGTTGAACAAGCATAAAATCCCCTCGAAAACTTTTGCGGAACGAGTGATCCGCGCAGATTGAATACAGGCGATTGTCCCACCCAGAGTGATAAAGGGGCCCAAGTTTTCCCTTAAGATATGGAAGCCGGGGGGACAATCGGCCTATCGGTCATCAGATCGGCGATTCCGACCTGTTCATGGCTCGAAATCCCTATGGAGAGATTCTCCCGAGGATTCCCGGCTCATTTAACAGGGTCAGAACGAAACGGATCCTGAAAAAAAAGATCTGAAAAACGTGACGCACGGTGCGAAACAGGAAGCGAAACATGGGGACCTCCCCCTTTTTTGAAAAAGATTCACGATAGAGCAAAAGGAGCGGACCGAAAAAAGCTCTTGAGCCGTTCAAAATGGACAGGCGCATGGCGTTTTTGGTCTGGCTTAACGATCACTCATTGGGTTTCAAAAAAGCGGAAGGGAACAGGAGGAGAAAAACATGGAGGAAAAATCGATTTAAAGCATTTCCTCCTTTCCCTTCCGCCTAGGACTCGAGTCTTGACCCATCAGGGCCCTTTCTTTTGTTAGGGAAGATGGCTTTTCCGAAAAAAACCCTCTTAAGGGAGTCTTTCCGGCCCATTCCTTCACCTTGGTGGCGGCATCCCGAACAGGAATCCGAAAAATCAGGACCCAATCCGATGACACCTTCGGTAAGCTGTCCAATCATTCATTTCAGTCGAGATGATCAGGAGCATCTTCGCTCATGATTAAACGAAGATTTTCAAAGGTAACCGGCCCGAGTCTTGGTTGTCAAGGATTTTTTCCATTTCCAGAATATTTTTGAAAATCCGCTCCATCTTCGGAGCAAAGGAAGAGCTACAGGAACCGTCAGTTTTTTTTACAGAACCATCAGATCTTTTTACAGAAAGATTGGTCCGATGCACAAAAAAAAACATCTCCCAAACCAAAAAAATCCTTTAATCCTTTAAAAACAATAAAAACATATACCTGGCACAACACTTGCTTATGAAATCGCAACAAGAATTTTAACCCGATGGGAATATCCCAAAGGGTCGATCTGGACCTCAGTGGAATCCATGCTTCCCTAACCAAGGACGGAACATGAAACATTCAATCCTTTTGAAAAGCCTTCTTGCGGTGGCTATCCTCACAACCTCATACCTTCCAGATGCTTACGCTGCCTTCTCTTTTGGTGAAGTAAACGGATATCAGGATGTCACCATGAACGCTTCCGATGTGGGACAATCTTTTACGGCCAACTGGCTCTGTAGCGCCAACACGACTTGCAACAATCCGAAAATAGTAAATCCTTCCCCGGTCAATCTCAGTGCAACCGGAACATTTACACTGGACCAATACGGAAGCAACTATGTCAAGATCTCTGCAACCATCAAAAACACGACAATCTCGAGCTTTCAAGCCGCGTTGATGTCCATCGGTCTTTCCACACAGCTCTCCAACTCGAACATCTCTCCTTCATGGAACATACCCGGAGATTCGGGATCTCAAGGAACAATCTTCAAAAGTTATAGCTCTCCAGGTAATTTCCCAGGAGGGTTTAGCGGAATCAACGCCTGTTTCTGGGCAGGAATAAACTGTAGCGGGGGACCCATTACTAGCGGGCTTGGAAATGGTTACACTAAACTGGGCCCATCGACCGACTCATTCACCTTCTTCCTGACATCAAATACCGGAACCATCGGTTCCTCATTGACGCTTTCCGATTTTGCGGTCAAGTTTCAGACACAAGCTGGTTCCTATGAATTCGGCGATGGACTGGGTCCTTCTCCGACACCGGAACCCGGATCTTTCTGGCTTCTCGGTTCCGCACTTCTGGCCATGATCGGCTTCTCTCTCCGAAAGACAATGCCCAAAAAAGCCTGAGACTAGTTTCAGAGCCATATCCGGAATGCCAGGAAAACCTGGCATTCCCCTCTTTACTATTTCCCCACCTTCCCCCCCAAAAATCTCCCTTCAGCACATCCATCGACAAAAGAGCCTCTGGCATGTTTTATTGATGCAAAGGGTTTTAAAACGCACCGGCATTTCAGATTGAGATTTGTGCTTATGTCATGCGGAGAATCAAGATTGATCGAGTGCCATTCAAACATGACTCATAAAAGAGATTCTGCTCCTTTCAGAAACTTCCTCACATCCATTTTTCTGATCGTTTTCCTATTTTCTCCGTCTGAAAAGCCCCCTGTATTTGGCCAGAGCATTACTCAACAGGACCAGACCATTCTTCCTTCATCAGATTTCAATCCCTGCCTCCGGATTCTGTCGATCGATGGAGGAGGCGTCCGGGGCATCATTCCCGCAGCGGTTCTTGAAAGGATCGAAGAAGAAACCGGGGAACCGGTCAGCAGACTGTTTGACTTCATTTCGGGAACATCCACAGGGGCTGTCATTTCCCTGGCACTGACAAAACCATCAGAAAAGGATTCCCAAAAAGCTCAGTTTTCCGCCAAAGATATTGTCGGATTCTATGAACGCGACAGCAGGATCCTCTTTCCTCCCCCATCAACCGAAACGGAAGAAAAGCGTTTCCTCACCTCAACAAAATACTCACCGGAACCGCCACTGAACATTTTCAGGCAAACCTTTGGCAAAACCGGACTAAAAAAGTCCCTCGTTCCCATTCTTGTTCCAACCTACAACATCAAGGAGAAGAAACCGTTTTTCTTTAAAAGCTGGGTCAAAAGCACCAACGACTACCCGATGAGTGAAGTCGCCCGGGCGGCTGTTGCCGCCCCGGGCTACTTCCCCCCTGTCGAACTTCCCGCCCACAGGCAAACATCCTCCCCAAAACAGACAATTGTACTGGTCGACGGCGGAGTCTTTGCCAATAATCCCATGAGATATGCCTTGGAAAACTCCTATCAATTGGGCAATATCCGAAAAGGCATTTTTCTCCTGTCTCTTGGAACAGGAAAAACCTCTCCCGAACACCCAAGAGAAAGCCCTTATCACTGGGAAGAGGCACAATGGCCATCACCACTAAAAAATCTTCTCTTTGCTGATCCACCCATTAGCAACCAAGAGTCATCCTCCCAGATCACACTGCGGATGGAGCCCGTCATTCCAGCGGAAAACGCCGCAATGGACAATGCCCGAGAACAAAACCTGCTGACGCTCAGAAATATCTCCAAGCAGATGATGAATCAAAACCGACCAGCCTTCAAAAGGATTTTGAGGATTCTCAAAACACCTCGGCCGGCCGGTTGTTTCAGAGAGGGCAACCTCCCGGATTGACCGGAAAACAGACCATTCGGCCAATCATTATCCTCCATTTCATCTGACCGATTTTTGTCTAACTGCCTTTATTGTATAGAGCCAAAGCCTCCTCTACGGATTGGTCCAGTACGGCAATGGCGTGAATCGCGCGACAAAAACGGATAGCTTCCTCAAAAGAACGTTGATGAACATTTCTTCCGGTGGCACAACCGGATGTGCCACCAAGATGAATCTGATCATAGAGACGCTTTAAAAAGCTGGGAACGGTGGTCTCGGCGCCACCGGCGCAAACCACCTGGGATCTGCCGGCCGCCGCCACCGCTTCCCTGAGCAACATCCCGTCCATCTGGCCGGACGGATCAACAGGAGGATTAATCTTTATAAAATCTGCACCCAGACAGGCCCCGACACCAGCTCCTCCGGCAATCAAATGGGCATCGTTCTCATTCCCAACAGATCGTCCTCTCGGATAAACCCACAAGACAAATACCAGACCCATCTGATGTGCCTCAAAAATGAGTCTTGAAGCCTCGGACAACATTGCTGGCTCATACTCGCTTCCCGGATAAAGGGTATAACCGAGAGCCACAACGCGCACTCCGGCATGGCGAACAAACTGTTCAACCTGGGATGTTTCCTGCCACTGGAGACTGACAGGATCCTTCTGGTCCTTCTTCACAAGATGGGTTTTTGAATTCAGCTTGATCAGATAAGGAATATCGCGATAATCCATCCCATACCGCGCAATCAGACCCATCTGGCCTGCAAAGCAACCGACAGGAGCGCTCTGGGCTATTTTAAAAAGATGCTCCGGAGAAGAATCATCAGCCGCCACGGCAGCCCCGACAAAATCATCATTCAGATGCTCAACCTTTTGATCCCCGGCCATGAGGAAAAGCCGTCCGGTCTCTTTTGTCATCAAACGATAATTCTCTTCGTAGCGTCTTCTCGCCGCGCCTCTCGGCACATCCAGGGGAATTGACAATTTCATCATAACGCCCTCCCTACCAGTTAAAGGAATCATCAACTTCATGGAAAGCTTCGGCAAACATGCCCCTCAGCTCAAATCATAACATTCACTTCATGATCCCCCCAAACGTTCAAACTCCTCCCTTACAAAACCGACATCCGCGAACCTGCCATGATTGACCAGATCGGAAAAAGCATGTCATAGTGGTGGACCGGTACTGATCCGCATTCATTTCCCCCGACCCGAACATGAAAAATCGTCCAGTTGGGAAATCAAAATGAATCGACGAGCCTTCCCGGGGCATGCGGAGGAGAACAACAGCTTTGGCTGCCGCTCCCCGTCCATCCAGTTTGACAAAATAAAGCTTGATCAAATACAATTACAGGACGTAAAGATCTGAAAAAACGTCACCATTTTCCGTTGTCTCCGATGGAATGATTGCCGCCGGAATCAATCGTACGGGGAACTATTATCTGTTAAGGAGATCCTGTGTCCCAATATCGCGTAGCAGTTGGTCCTGAAGCATTTCTTCCCCCCTCCGCAGCCATGATGGGGATTTCTCTCCCCGACCCGGGTGAAGGGCATATTGAAGGTGTCCTTGTCCCAGAGATTCAGGCTATCGAAGAAGCTGCAAGAAGGCTTTCCAAAGCCAAGGTTCCGACCTTTTTCCCTGGTCCGCTCGTTCTTTGGAAGTGGAACGAAAAATCTGCAAAAATGGCCAAGGTCATCAAAAGGGCTTCTGTCGAAGGGGGCATCAACATCATCCCCATGACAGACTACCGCCCCAAATATCCAAAGATTGATCCTGAAACAGAAATCAATCCCAACCATCCCAACCTCACCATATGGCACAACAAGATCGATGCGTGCCTGTTTGTTGGCGTCCATTGCCACCAAGCCAACCTGGCTCTCAAGATCATTCGTGGCGGAACAGACTGTTTCACAATGGCCTTCTGTTCTTTTTCCGGACATGAGGATGCCAATCTGTCGGTAAGGGATACTTCCCCGGAAACGTTCGAGCTATTGACAGACTTTCTCATCAAAATGCGTTCCAACTCAAAAGGGTTTTAAGAATACCCTTTTGGCAGGAAAACCATATTGTCCATAAGGAGGAGTTCCCTAGAGGGATTTCTCCTTTTATGGCGATAAGGCAGGGGATGCCGGGAGAAAAATCAGTTTTCCGGATCCATTTGTATATGTAGCGGTTTATGGCCGCCAATATTCTTCTATCCAATCAACGTTTCACAAAAGGAGTGGAAGTGAATCCTTACAAAGTCATGAGGGGTCCGGAAGGATTCCTGCCCCCGGCAGCGGCATTGGCCGGAAACATACTCCCCGAGCCAGGATTTGGCCACATCGAAGGAAGAATCGTCAACGAGGACCAGGCTGTCGAAGAAGCTGCAAGAATGTTTGTCGGCGCAAAGGTTCCAACGATTTTCCCGGGTCCCCTTGTTCTCTGGGGATGGAACGAAAAAGCCATCAAGACTGCTGAGGCGGTCGAGCGTCTTTCCATCGCAGGTGGAATCAACATTATCCCGATGCCGGACTATCGCCCGAAATACCCGAAGATTGATCCAGAAGCAGAAATCAACCCGAATCACCCCAACCTCACCATATGGCACAACAAAATCGATGTTTGCATGTTTATCGGTGTGCACTGCCATTATGCCAATCTTTCGCTCAAGATCATTCGCGGCGGAACAGCCTGCTACACAATGGCATTCTGCGCAGAGGCAGGCCATGAAGATGCCAACCTCAGCGTCAGGGACATGTCTCCAACAAAGCTTGACAAAGTGACCGAAATCGTCAAGAAGCTGAAAACGAATTCAAAAGGGTTTTGATCAACACTCCGAAAGGCCAGACGTTAGAAGATCTGGCCTTTCGGACATTGGTTAAACCAATCGGGATCATCTCATCCATTCCTTCCGATTTGCACTCCGACGATTTCCCCCAATCTCTCTATGACCTGTTCGCACCGTAGTATAGCGGTATAACCCAGTCAATCTCCTGAAACAAAAACTGCAGCCGATACCACCCATAAGATTTTGAATTCCAACACATCAAGGTAAAGATCCCTCAATGGATCTCCTATCGGTGAGTGATGACAAAAAAACTCCCGTCTTACGCCTTCTGATAAACCGTTTAAGCCATTCTGAGCCGGAGCGAAAATATCCCTTGATCCACGGATCAAAAAATCCGATTTCATGACTGTCACTGGCCTCCTTCAGACAAATGGAACATTGGAGACGCTTCCGCTTTGACAGACCCACCGGTCACTGGGATAATGGACCATCGCTCCATCCCAGAAAATCAGATTCACTACCGGTTCCTGAACGAGCCCTCTTGAAGAAACGGATATTTCCATGACCTTGACCATCAATTTCGCTTCTTCTGCATCATGACCAATCCGTTTGGAGTCCTTCCGATCATTCTTCTCCTGATCCCTCTTGTCCCTTTCCTGGGGGGAGCGGTCGTTTTTTTCCTCAAAAAAGACGAGAACATATCCTTCAGGCTTCTTTTTCCATTAGGTGCCCTGTCACTTCTAGGCTCCGTCATCATGGACGCGGCTTCCCCGTGGAATGGCCATCCCGTGAATTTCGTCCTCTTTCCGGATCCATTTTCAGAGATACCCGGCCCAGGAATCTCCATTTCCTGGGATCCTCTCTCCGGAATCCTGTCCATTTTCATACTCCTCGTGTTTCTCAACATTCTGACCTTCTCGCGTCGAACCATGTCGACCGAACCCTATGCCGGAGCGTTTTTATCCGCCCTCTCCCTGGCCACCGGATCCCTCCTTCTTCTCGTGACAGCAAGGCACCTCTTGTTGATCTACCTTGCCTGGGAACTGGTCCTTCTCGCCTTGATTCTCCTCTTGATCCACCATCGCCACAGATCACTCTCCGCAATGGGAGTGATCTCCACCTGGACCATGAACCAGCTTGGCGGGGGACTTCTGCTCTCGGGATTTCTTCTTGTCGGAAAGATGGCAGGAACCTTCGATCTCGACACCCTTTTCCGAAGACTCGATCCCCAACTGGGCCTCTTACAGGGAAGCCCCGGAGAGCTCATCCTCGCCTGCACGCTCATCTCCTGTGGACTCTGCATCAGATCCGTCCAGTTTCCATTTCACGGCTGGCTTTTAACAACACTCGACGCACCCACTCCCGTATCGGCCTTCATGCATGCCGGCATCGTCAATGCGGGAGGTTTTTTGCTGACCAGGCTCGCTCCGCTTTTCAATACAACGCCGATTGTTCTTGATGGACTGTTTCTTGTCGGAGCCACCACAGCGGTCGCCGGATCGGCCATGATGCTCATTCAGGTCCGGGTCAAAAATACCCTGGTCTACTCCACCATCGGGCAAATGGGATACATGATCGCCGAATGCGGACTTGGTGTTTTTCCTGCCGCCATTTTCCACATGATCGCCCACGGGATTTTTAAAGGGACCCTTTTTCTAGGATCGGGAAGCATCATCCACGAGATCCGGGTCAACGAACACGAACCAAAGGGCGTCGTCCGAAAACTCTTCGGACGACATCACAAAGTCGGTATCCTTCTTCTTGGGATGATTGTCATTGTTCCCCTTGGCTGGCTCTGGTACCACATGATACGGGGCGGAGGGTTCCTACCTCAAAACGGGGCCTTCATCCTGATCATGTTTGGGGTTGCAACCGCCATCCAGACAGTTCTTTCCCTGACCAGATCCCGCCACCTGCTCACACCAAAATCCTTGGGAATCATGGCCGGAGCCCTCATCACCCTCGTGGGACTATATTGGGGATCCATCCATCTTTTTGACCAGATGCTGGAAGTCGTGGTTGGAAAACCCTCTCCCGAGGAGGTGGACAACCGGTTGAGGTTCCTCGTTCCGGCGACCTTTACAACCATGGCCTATATTCTTTTCCTTGGCGGAGGTCTTCTGATGAGGGAGGGAAAATCTTCCCCTGCTGTCTCACCGGCTCTTTTAAACAAAATTCACGGTCTTCTGGGAAGGGATCTCGGCGTCTCAACCTTTGCCCGTAGACTCATCACCGAGCCCCTGATGGCCATTGCCCGTACCATCAGGTCGCTTACGATCAAACCCGGAGACCTTTCCGTCAGGGATCGGGAACTTTGATGAAAGACCCTTTACTCCTGACCATCCTGTTGCTCCTACCTATTTTTTCGATGGTGCTGAACTTCCTTTCCGGAAAAAAAGAGGATCCATTCAACCGGGAAAGCCATTCCCTGGCCCGTTTGTCAAAGCTCTGGCCAATGATTCTCTTTTCTCTTGTCGCCGCCGTTCTGGGAAAACAGCTTGAAGCGCCGCTGACATTTACAATTCTTGCATCGCTTCCTCTTCTTTTGTTTCTTCCGCTCGATGACACAATAGACCCTCTCCGAAACACCCGAACGATCTCGTCACTTCTGACGATTTTCTTTGCGTCGGGCTTTCTGATCTCTCCCGACTCGCTCTGGGCAACCCTGTTTTGGGAAGGATTACTCATATCCCTTCTCTTCTCCGGAACATTCGGGAGAATCACGAAGGTCGATGATAATTTTCGTACAAGCGGGGTTCCCTTCCCCCTTTTGATTTCCGCCCTTTTATTTCCGGCTTCCCAGTGGTTGTCGGGAACCCTTCCCGGACAACACATCCATGTTTCGCTTCTCTCTTTCACGACTGGAATCGTTGCACTCGGACTCTTTCTGCCTTCGGCCCCATTCATGAAATGGCTCCTTCTTTTCCCGGATGACAAACTGACGGCCAGAAGCTATTTCCAGCGGGTAGCGCTCACGCTGGTCGCGACAGATGGCCTCATGAGATTCATCCTTCCCCAGCAGTCTCTTGCCGGCAGATCGTTTTTATTGTCCCATGGACACCTGACACTCTTGTCGATGCTTCTCGTGATATCGGCGCTTCTCGCCCAGATCCAGGGACTGGCTCTTGCCTTTAGTGAGCCGGTTCTCTTTCGCCGAGTGGCCTACCTGACATTCTCCCAGTCGACACTTCTTGCCACCGCCATCCTTCTTGGAGGCAGCCATCGGGAAACCATCCTGACCCTTCTGTCCGTATCGCTCATCTCATGCACTGTCACCATCGGCATGCCCCTGTTCCATATCGAGCTCCAAACCCGGCACAGGACCCTTTCAAGCCTTGGTGGCCTCCTGGTCAACATGCCCAGGACTGCGATCCTCATGGCTCTGGGAAGCATCGCCTTTTCAGGTTTTCCAGGATTTTCCCTCGCGGCGGCCTTTTCCTTTTTTGCTTTTGACAGGTGGGCGATTCCTTACCTTCTCCTCTCACTCTTTCTTGTAACGATCACCGGGATCCTTCTCGGCAGAACGCTCGGCAATCTTTTCCTTGGAGAGGAACCTAAAGCCTCTTACCGGCCAAGAGACTTGTCCCTGTGGTCTTTCTCCCTGGGGATCCTTCTACTGCTTCCGATCACCCTGCTGGCGTTCTACCCCCCAAGCTCCGGACACGGACTCTTTCACCGCCCAGGCTTCAATCAGTCCCTTTCCATAAAGACAGGATCTTCAAAATGAACAATGCCCTGACACCTGCCAGCATCGAACTGAGGTCACGGATCCGTCTGGCACTCTCCATGATCCCCACAGCCTGGCCGCTGGACGGTTTCATCCACCATAACCCCCTCCACGGACTGACCGACCTCCACTTCACGAAAGCCCTTTCACAGGGGGCCACCCTGTTTGGGGGAGGCGTGTGGCCGACCCGCTCCTATCTGAGGGATCAGTTCAAAAAAGGATCCCTGACCCGCTCCGCCCTTCGAAAAACCCTTCTGGAGGCGAATGTCCTTCTGAAAAGCGAAAGCACTGATCCCGGAGTCGAACTCGATTCTCCAAACGACGCCGGGCTGCCTTCACTGACACTTTCCCGGATATTCATGTCGGAGCTCCTTGTTGATCCGCCAACACCTGTGTTTTGGGAGAGGGACTGGGACCAATCCCTTCCCGGTGAAGAGACGGAAGACCCAGCATGGGATTCGATCATCGACGAGCTTTGTCAATCTGGAGAAGAACTCGGATTGCTCCAGGACAGAAAAGTGGTCAGGAAAAACGTTGCGGCGATTGCCCGAAAGGTCAGGGATCTCCATA
Encoded proteins:
- a CDS encoding proton-conducting transporter transmembrane domain-containing protein, translated to MTNPFGVLPIILLLIPLVPFLGGAVVFFLKKDENISFRLLFPLGALSLLGSVIMDAASPWNGHPVNFVLFPDPFSEIPGPGISISWDPLSGILSIFILLVFLNILTFSRRTMSTEPYAGAFLSALSLATGSLLLLVTARHLLLIYLAWELVLLALILLLIHHRHRSLSAMGVISTWTMNQLGGGLLLSGFLLVGKMAGTFDLDTLFRRLDPQLGLLQGSPGELILACTLISCGLCIRSVQFPFHGWLLTTLDAPTPVSAFMHAGIVNAGGFLLTRLAPLFNTTPIVLDGLFLVGATTAVAGSAMMLIQVRVKNTLVYSTIGQMGYMIAECGLGVFPAAIFHMIAHGIFKGTLFLGSGSIIHEIRVNEHEPKGVVRKLFGRHHKVGILLLGMIVIVPLGWLWYHMIRGGGFLPQNGAFILIMFGVATAIQTVLSLTRSRHLLTPKSLGIMAGALITLVGLYWGSIHLFDQMLEVVVGKPSPEEVDNRLRFLVPATFTTMAYILFLGGGLLMREGKSSPAVSPALLNKIHGLLGRDLGVSTFARRLITEPLMAIARTIRSLTIKPGDLSVRDREL